From a single Candidatus Izimaplasma bacterium HR1 genomic region:
- a CDS encoding CAAX amino terminal protease self- immunity produces the protein MNKKVIKYFIITFVWAWILWLPFVLPYFGVYEMTETLQGLIMPAIMLGAFGPLASAVILTYKDGGFKAVKAFFKRCLDFKIKPKYYIIALVLGVGLTALAYYIITFTGLDVLQDNLFPEELNIPVYLLIVPYALMILFVGGGQEEFGWRGYAQDPMQDKLGIIKGSLILGLLWGLWHGPLWLIEGEGHQYYSFLAFLIYTTSWSLIISIIYNISGKKVVIAWFMHTIANVSVPFFPILFLEDVPQPGYWVWAGCNVLAAIGIAIWFTRKQKREQLSYE, from the coding sequence ATGAATAAGAAAGTTATTAAGTATTTTATTATCACCTTTGTATGGGCATGGATATTATGGTTACCATTTGTATTACCTTATTTTGGAGTTTATGAAATGACAGAAACGTTGCAAGGATTAATTATGCCAGCAATAATGCTTGGTGCATTTGGACCTTTGGCATCTGCTGTAATTCTTACTTATAAAGATGGGGGATTTAAAGCAGTAAAAGCTTTTTTCAAAAGATGTTTAGATTTTAAAATTAAACCTAAATATTATATTATTGCATTAGTTTTAGGTGTCGGGTTAACAGCTCTAGCTTATTATATTATTACTTTTACCGGTCTAGATGTTTTACAGGATAATTTATTTCCTGAAGAATTAAATATTCCGGTATATCTATTAATTGTTCCTTATGCTTTAATGATTTTGTTTGTTGGCGGGGGACAAGAAGAATTTGGATGGAGAGGTTATGCTCAGGATCCAATGCAAGATAAACTAGGAATCATTAAAGGTAGTTTAATCTTAGGTTTATTATGGGGATTATGGCATGGACCATTGTGGTTAATAGAAGGAGAAGGACATCAGTATTATTCGTTTCTAGCTTTCCTAATCTATACAACTAGTTGGTCTTTAATTATTAGTATTATTTATAATATAAGTGGAAAGAAAGTAGTTATCGCATGGTTTATGCATACGATCGCTAATGTATCAGTTCCTTTCTTCCCAATCTTATTCTTAGAAGATGTACCTCAACCTGGTTATTGGGTTTGGGCAGGATGTAATGTTCTAGCTGCTATTGGTATTGCTATTTGGTTTACTAGAAAACAGAAAAGAGAGCAATTAAGTTATGAGTAA
- the mfpsA gene encoding Mannosylfructose-phosphate synthase produces MNIIFLNPQGNFDNADSFWTMHPDFGGQLVYVKEIAIEMAKLGHSIDIVTRQVVDEQYPMFKTQIDHYENVENLRIIRIQCGGNKFLNKELLWEHLNEWTNNIIDFYEKENTKIDFMTGHYGDGGLACAMMKDKKGIPYSFTGHSLGAQKFDKLNDDFKNYDELIKKYSFNKRIIAERTAISNSDMIFVSTSQERDEQYRHVLYFDTFHRKNPPNFTIAPPGANTRVFAPIWSLNVGEETKRKLDFTIKRDIEESRRELPHIVLASRLDPKKNHIGLVKAFAKSKELQSKSNLLISLRGIENAFIDYSNAKPDEIIIIDEMMEVIKENDLLGKVMFISINSQFELADTYRYMSKLKSVFSLTALYEPFGLAPIEAMCAGLPVAVTKYGGPAEVLEENGKEFGVLLDVLDIDDIVSGLLKLFSSYEYYQEQGSKRVISKYTWGATAKKYCDSIEKVLKNYKNIKVDIPAYFYSKSKHDLNKNFIKSKLNQEVT; encoded by the coding sequence ATGAACATAATATTTTTGAATCCACAAGGAAACTTTGATAATGCGGATTCCTTCTGGACGATGCATCCTGATTTTGGCGGACAATTAGTTTATGTCAAAGAAATAGCTATCGAAATGGCGAAACTTGGACATAGTATTGATATTGTAACTAGGCAAGTTGTTGATGAGCAATATCCAATGTTTAAAACACAGATTGATCATTATGAAAATGTCGAAAATCTTCGAATAATCCGTATTCAATGCGGTGGTAATAAATTCTTGAATAAAGAACTATTATGGGAACACTTAAATGAATGGACCAATAATATTATTGATTTCTATGAAAAAGAGAATACCAAAATAGATTTCATGACAGGTCATTATGGTGATGGTGGATTAGCTTGCGCCATGATGAAAGACAAGAAGGGTATTCCATATTCATTTACGGGTCATAGTTTAGGTGCTCAAAAATTTGATAAGTTGAATGATGATTTTAAGAATTATGATGAACTTATCAAAAAATATAGTTTCAATAAAAGAATAATCGCTGAAAGAACAGCTATTAGTAATAGTGATATGATTTTTGTTTCTACATCACAAGAACGTGACGAACAATATAGACATGTATTGTATTTTGATACTTTTCATAGAAAGAATCCTCCCAATTTTACAATTGCTCCTCCAGGGGCTAACACTAGGGTATTTGCCCCTATCTGGAGCTTGAATGTTGGTGAAGAAACTAAAAGGAAACTAGATTTTACAATAAAAAGAGATATTGAGGAATCAAGAAGAGAACTACCACATATTGTTTTAGCTAGTAGGTTAGATCCTAAGAAAAATCATATTGGTTTAGTAAAAGCTTTTGCAAAAAGTAAAGAATTACAAAGTAAATCAAATCTACTTATTTCATTAAGAGGAATTGAAAATGCATTTATAGATTACAGTAATGCAAAACCAGATGAGATAATAATCATTGATGAAATGATGGAAGTTATAAAAGAAAATGATTTACTAGGTAAAGTAATGTTTATAAGTATTAACTCTCAATTTGAATTGGCGGATACTTATAGGTATATGTCTAAACTCAAATCAGTATTTAGCTTAACAGCTTTATATGAACCATTTGGGTTAGCTCCTATTGAAGCAATGTGCGCAGGATTACCTGTCGCAGTTACTAAATATGGTGGTCCAGCGGAAGTGCTAGAAGAAAATGGTAAGGAATTTGGTGTTCTATTAGATGTATTAGATATTGATGATATTGTTTCGGGATTACTGAAGTTATTTAGTAGTTACGAGTATTATCAGGAGCAAGGTTCAAAAAGAGTTATTAGTAAATATACATGGGGTGCAACCGCAAAAAAATACTGCGATAGTATTGAAAAAGTTTTAAAGAACTACAAAAATATAAAAGTAGATATACCCGCATATTTTTATAGCAAGAGTAAACATGATTTAAATAAGAACTTTATTAAAAGTAAACTAAATCAAGAGGTGACATAA
- the araQ_2 gene encoding L-arabinose transport system permease protein AraQ, whose translation MARKTKSLKIKNTYKINTWKFWRKVLLYVLTISLFLIFMFPLYMVVINAAKDAQEIIQYPMALPKNISNIFTNIQDILTRDNVNYYSSFIYSVIITTISLVAIGIFSSMAAWVLVRTKKWYSTAIFLLFIAGMVVPFQVVMLPLSSLLQTLKNITGIPFKDTIHGIVLAYVGFGAPLSIFMFHGFIKSVPIDIEEAAIIDGCSKPQVFFKVILPILKPIFVTMLVLNGMWIWNDYLLPVLILGKGGDIQTLPISVSNLAGFYDKEWGLILTAVVMAALPVVILFLFAQKYIIKGMTSGAIK comes from the coding sequence ATGGCTAGAAAAACTAAAAGTTTAAAGATAAAAAATACTTATAAGATTAATACATGGAAGTTTTGGAGAAAAGTATTACTCTATGTACTTACTATTTCATTGTTCTTAATATTTATGTTTCCACTTTATATGGTCGTTATAAATGCGGCAAAAGATGCCCAAGAAATTATACAATATCCAATGGCATTACCTAAAAACATTAGTAATATTTTTACCAATATACAAGATATATTAACTAGAGACAATGTAAATTATTATAGTTCATTTATTTACTCAGTAATTATTACTACGATAAGTCTTGTAGCAATTGGGATTTTTAGTTCAATGGCTGCATGGGTATTAGTAAGAACTAAAAAATGGTATTCTACTGCAATATTCTTATTATTCATTGCAGGAATGGTTGTACCATTCCAAGTAGTAATGCTACCATTATCAAGTTTATTACAAACTCTAAAGAACATAACTGGAATACCATTCAAAGATACAATTCATGGTATTGTCCTCGCATATGTTGGATTTGGAGCACCGTTAAGTATCTTTATGTTCCACGGATTCATAAAATCAGTTCCAATTGATATTGAAGAAGCAGCAATTATTGATGGTTGTTCAAAACCACAAGTATTCTTTAAAGTGATTCTTCCGATTTTAAAACCTATCTTTGTTACAATGTTAGTTTTAAATGGTATGTGGATCTGGAACGATTACCTCTTGCCAGTTTTAATCTTAGGTAAAGGAGGAGATATTCAAACTCTTCCAATCAGTGTATCAAATCTAGCTGGATTCTATGATAAAGAGTGGGGATTAATCCTTACAGCTGTTGTTATGGCGGCATTACCAGTTGTAATTCTATTCTTATTTGCTCAGAAATATATTATTAAAGGTATGACTTCAGGAGCTATTAAATAA
- the ycjO gene encoding Inner membrane ABC transporter permease protein YcjO has protein sequence MVEKPRKVKSYKKSNNFVFFLFILPSLFCFTLFVIVPFIQGIYYSMTDWTGLNTGRENFIWFQNYVTIFSDYGFAYSFFRTAIYSVLNIVAINAVAFGLALLVTQKIKIRNIARAGFFLPNLIGGLVLGYIWQFIYNNALESLGGIFSPSILASGDSALFGLIVVVTWQYAGYIMMIYIAAIQNVPQDLLEAASIDGANIWQRLRTIILPLVAQAFTIALFLTLVTSFKQFDTVLSLTGGGPATLLPVWLASLYNLDIVPAVQSTDLIAINIYDEAFTYTRMGIGQAKAIVFFTVLIIFSLTQVYFNKKREVEL, from the coding sequence ATGGTAGAAAAACCTAGAAAAGTAAAGTCATATAAAAAATCAAACAATTTTGTATTCTTTCTCTTTATACTTCCTTCGTTGTTCTGTTTTACATTGTTTGTAATAGTTCCTTTCATACAGGGGATTTATTATTCAATGACAGACTGGACAGGTTTGAATACCGGAAGAGAGAATTTTATATGGTTCCAAAACTATGTAACAATCTTTTCTGATTATGGATTTGCCTATTCATTCTTTAGAACTGCAATCTATTCAGTATTGAATATTGTTGCAATTAATGCCGTTGCATTTGGCTTAGCATTACTTGTTACACAAAAAATCAAAATTAGAAATATTGCTAGAGCAGGATTCTTCTTACCAAACTTAATTGGTGGATTGGTTTTAGGATATATTTGGCAGTTTATATATAACAATGCTTTAGAATCACTTGGTGGAATTTTTAGTCCAAGTATTCTAGCAAGTGGAGATTCTGCATTATTTGGTTTAATTGTTGTTGTTACTTGGCAATATGCTGGATATATTATGATGATATATATAGCCGCTATCCAAAACGTACCTCAAGATTTACTAGAAGCAGCAAGTATTGATGGAGCTAATATTTGGCAAAGATTAAGAACAATAATCTTACCGCTTGTAGCTCAGGCATTCACAATTGCTCTGTTCTTAACACTAGTAACATCATTTAAACAGTTTGACACAGTATTATCACTTACTGGTGGTGGACCAGCAACACTATTACCGGTGTGGTTAGCAAGTCTATATAATTTAGACATTGTTCCAGCAGTTCAGTCTACTGACTTAATTGCTATCAACATTTATGATGAGGCATTTACCTATACTCGAATGGGTATAGGACAAGCAAAAGCAATTGTATTCTTCACCGTGTTAATCATATTCTCTCTTACACAAGTTTACTTCAACAAGAAAAGAGAGGTGGAGTTATAA
- the treP gene encoding Alpha,alpha-trehalose phosphorylase — MKNINRVNRVKKEELLVDESIFSIANGYMGTRGTFTEGYGTEYEYNQTYINGLYEFYDYHYEENLTGFPQEGQKFVNIIDGTNIRITFQKNRINLETCNIVSLEREYNLEKGITLRKIHYQTKDEKYDFYLEETKFVSRFIKELIGIELIIYSPNYPHEIKVKSFLRQSKRNHEKNNDPRIQTLDNSMEIIAIDCEKGSITSKTERSKFTVESTMIHNVDLYNKVDDKMIKASGYFKIDKPLKVQKYVIHSSSLYDENYEARTKEIVKKLESLSWDNLLQEQEKYSNEFWNNSNIETTNAETTKLLNYNIYQLNNCGGESDIHNISAKGLSGEGYEGHYFWDTEIYMIPFFVLTNPLKAKNLLLYRYQTLELAREEARELGYSKGVKIPWRTINGEEASPYYPAGSAQFHINSDVAYAIVKYFEATNDIDFLINYGFEMLIETARFLQEATNYHEGFYHLNSVTGPDEYTTVVDDNFYTNILMKYHFNETVYLYNKYKKELEKCISKLGITEKEMKVLEDIGENIYLPFDKELNIFAQDKNFLSKARLNLDDIPKDKFPLLLNYHPLYLYKHQVLKQADTMLALLLLDFEQLDILEDTFNYYEPITTHDSSLSKCIYSIMAFKLNKSKMARKYFNEVLNTDYKNTHNNTEQGLHVANLGGSYIGFAYGVLGLRIHRGYLKLEPHRMNDLEGFNLKIQYQNETVTISLSDKLVIETTGDVKLNIYGKMIEVSNVYKTDLPE; from the coding sequence ATGAAGAATATAAATAGAGTAAATAGAGTAAAGAAAGAAGAGTTGCTAGTAGATGAATCAATCTTTAGCATTGCAAATGGTTATATGGGTACAAGAGGAACGTTTACTGAAGGATATGGAACAGAATATGAGTATAATCAAACATACATCAACGGACTTTATGAATTTTATGATTACCACTATGAAGAAAACCTAACGGGTTTTCCTCAAGAAGGACAAAAGTTTGTAAATATCATTGATGGAACAAATATAAGAATTACGTTTCAAAAAAATAGAATAAATTTAGAGACGTGTAATATTGTGTCTTTAGAAAGAGAGTACAACCTTGAAAAAGGAATTACTCTTCGAAAAATTCATTATCAAACTAAAGATGAAAAATATGATTTTTATCTTGAAGAAACAAAGTTTGTTTCAAGATTTATAAAAGAACTAATCGGAATTGAATTAATTATATATTCACCAAACTATCCACATGAAATAAAAGTTAAGAGTTTCTTAAGACAATCAAAAAGAAATCATGAAAAAAATAATGATCCACGGATTCAAACTTTAGATAATTCTATGGAAATAATAGCTATTGATTGTGAAAAAGGTTCAATTACTTCGAAAACAGAACGCTCTAAATTTACCGTTGAATCGACAATGATCCACAATGTTGATTTATATAATAAAGTTGATGACAAGATGATTAAAGCATCGGGATACTTTAAAATCGATAAACCACTTAAAGTTCAAAAATATGTAATTCATTCTTCTTCTTTGTACGATGAGAATTACGAAGCAAGAACGAAAGAAATAGTTAAAAAACTAGAAAGTTTGAGTTGGGATAATTTACTGCAAGAACAAGAAAAGTATTCAAATGAATTCTGGAATAATTCCAATATAGAAACTACAAATGCGGAAACTACAAAATTACTTAATTATAATATCTATCAGTTGAACAATTGTGGTGGTGAAAGTGACATTCACAATATAAGTGCAAAAGGACTTAGTGGTGAAGGATATGAAGGACATTATTTCTGGGACACAGAAATTTATATGATTCCATTCTTTGTTCTTACCAATCCATTAAAAGCTAAGAACTTGCTATTATATCGTTATCAAACATTAGAATTAGCAAGAGAAGAAGCTCGTGAACTAGGATATAGTAAAGGTGTCAAAATCCCCTGGAGAACAATCAATGGTGAAGAGGCATCACCTTACTATCCAGCAGGAAGTGCTCAATTTCATATCAATAGTGATGTCGCTTATGCAATAGTAAAATATTTTGAGGCTACAAATGACATTGATTTCTTAATTAATTATGGATTTGAGATGCTAATCGAAACAGCAAGATTTCTTCAAGAGGCAACAAACTATCATGAAGGTTTTTACCATTTGAATAGTGTTACAGGACCTGATGAATATACGACAGTAGTTGACGATAATTTCTATACAAATATTTTGATGAAATATCACTTCAATGAAACGGTATATTTATACAACAAATATAAGAAAGAATTAGAAAAATGCATATCTAAACTAGGTATTACTGAAAAGGAAATGAAAGTTCTAGAAGATATTGGTGAGAATATATATTTACCATTTGATAAAGAACTTAATATCTTTGCTCAAGATAAGAACTTCTTATCAAAAGCCAGATTAAACCTTGATGATATACCAAAAGACAAATTTCCATTACTACTAAATTATCACCCGTTGTATCTATATAAACACCAGGTTTTAAAACAAGCAGATACAATGTTAGCCTTACTATTATTAGATTTTGAACAGTTAGATATATTAGAAGATACATTTAATTATTATGAACCAATAACTACACATGATTCTAGTTTATCTAAATGTATTTATAGTATTATGGCATTTAAACTTAATAAGTCTAAAATGGCTAGGAAGTACTTCAATGAAGTGTTGAACACTGATTATAAAAATACTCATAACAATACTGAACAGGGCCTTCATGTAGCTAATTTGGGTGGTTCATACATAGGGTTTGCTTACGGAGTACTTGGACTTAGAATCCACCGAGGTTATTTAAAATTAGAACCTCATAGGATGAATGATTTGGAAGGATTCAATCTGAAGATTCAATATCAGAATGAAACAGTAACGATTAGTTTATCAGATAAATTAGTCATTGAAACAACCGGGGATGTAAAACTTAATATATATGGAAAAATGATTGAAGTTTCCAACGTTTACAAAACAGATTTACCAGAATAA
- a CDS encoding DegV domain-containing protein encodes MKIGIITDSASNLDLKFIEKHKNLIMTPLMISFEGEFHRDIIEVDYETVYKKLETTKVTTSLPSLEDFQAAIKKFEKEGYTDILVITISSNLSGTFQAFEVAAKDHEGANLHFYDTKTLSAAEGDLVKVALDSIEQGRSIPRIIADLNQVRYEDSVALFTVETLRYLREGGRIGKVEGTIGDLLNVKPVITVTDEGVYNTITKGFGMKRTMLAMRKVLKEKYKDDPISITIHYGNNLEKAQSLKDKLESGLNTKEVIISQLTPVLGIHTGPEMYAIIARRVK; translated from the coding sequence ATGAAAATTGGTATAATCACAGATTCAGCAAGTAATCTAGATTTAAAATTTATTGAGAAGCATAAGAACCTTATTATGACACCTTTAATGATATCTTTTGAAGGTGAATTTCACAGAGACATTATTGAAGTTGATTATGAGACAGTATATAAGAAATTAGAAACTACAAAAGTAACTACAAGCTTACCAAGTTTGGAAGATTTCCAAGCAGCAATTAAGAAATTTGAAAAAGAAGGATATACTGACATTTTAGTTATCACTATTTCAAGTAATTTAAGTGGTACTTTCCAAGCATTTGAAGTGGCCGCAAAAGACCATGAAGGCGCAAACTTACATTTCTATGATACAAAGACTTTATCAGCAGCTGAAGGTGACTTAGTTAAAGTTGCTTTAGATAGTATTGAACAAGGTCGTTCAATTCCGCGAATTATCGCCGATTTAAATCAAGTTAGATATGAAGATAGTGTTGCTTTATTTACAGTTGAAACGCTTAGATATTTAAGAGAAGGTGGACGTATTGGTAAAGTAGAAGGAACTATCGGTGACTTACTAAACGTGAAACCAGTTATTACTGTTACTGATGAAGGTGTTTACAATACAATCACAAAAGGTTTCGGGATGAAACGTACTATGTTAGCTATGAGAAAAGTCTTAAAAGAGAAATATAAAGATGATCCTATCTCAATTACAATTCACTACGGAAACAATCTAGAAAAAGCTCAAAGCTTAAAAGATAAACTTGAGTCTGGATTAAATACTAAAGAGGTAATTATCTCACAATTAACGCCAGTACTTGGTATTCATACCGGTCCTGAGATGTATGCTATTATCGCAAGAAGAGTAAAATAA
- a CDS encoding CAAX amino terminal protease self- immunity, with the protein MSNKKIVLFFAITFGWAWLFWLPYTLPTFGVENLPEWLTTFKMPIQVLGASAPLASALILIGSAEGWQGIKKFFKKVLDFRIKPIYIVIALLLSSVSNIIAHYYPNIMGLEELPNSYFPFEAGLPIFLTVFIYIFVMFLIGGGQEEFGWRGYILEPLQEKLGVIKASLLIGIIWGLWHYPLWLMPGESHIYYSFISFVIFATTFSLIIGIMYNVSGKKFVIAWIMHAASNFFLSLFPVFFTKDVAQPSYMVWIAINIVTAIGLTIWYQTRKNKQVMQTQ; encoded by the coding sequence ATGAGTAATAAAAAAATAGTTTTATTCTTTGCTATAACTTTTGGATGGGCTTGGTTATTCTGGTTACCATATACCTTACCAACTTTCGGTGTCGAAAACTTACCAGAATGGTTAACAACTTTTAAAATGCCGATTCAGGTTCTCGGAGCTTCAGCTCCTTTAGCTTCAGCATTGATCTTAATTGGTTCAGCTGAAGGATGGCAAGGAATCAAAAAGTTCTTTAAGAAAGTATTAGACTTTAGAATTAAACCTATCTATATCGTTATTGCTTTACTTTTATCTTCAGTTTCTAATATTATCGCGCACTATTATCCTAATATTATGGGATTAGAGGAATTACCAAATTCATACTTCCCATTTGAAGCAGGATTACCAATCTTCTTAACAGTCTTTATTTATATATTTGTTATGTTTTTAATTGGTGGGGGACAAGAGGAGTTTGGCTGGAGAGGTTATATTTTAGAACCACTTCAAGAGAAATTAGGAGTTATCAAAGCAAGTTTACTAATTGGTATTATATGGGGATTATGGCATTACCCATTATGGTTAATGCCAGGTGAAAGCCATATTTACTATTCATTTATTAGCTTTGTTATATTTGCTACTACATTTTCTCTTATCATTGGTATTATGTATAACGTTAGTGGTAAAAAGTTTGTTATCGCATGGATCATGCATGCAGCAAGTAATTTCTTCTTATCATTATTTCCAGTATTCTTTACGAAAGACGTTGCGCAACCATCATATATGGTATGGATAGCAATAAATATAGTAACAGCAATTGGTCTTACTATTTGGTATCAAACAAGAAAAAACAAGCAAGTAATGCAAACACAATAA
- the yvdM gene encoding Beta-phosphoglucomutase: MIRLVIFDLDGVLTSTSVEHFAAWKKVVKDEFNIDIDDSVEEQTKGVSRMDSLERILESIGKETIPLIDKQRIANTKNEMYIKMIRKYNESNLFEGVIELFQFLKEKGIKIALGSASKNGPNIVKSLGIFKMIDYIVDPSENRGKPNPDIFLDAKNHYDLLSEECIGVEDAQAGINAINSAGMKSIGITKESVLFNFDYGYQEIKDIDYSIF, translated from the coding sequence ATGATTAGACTTGTAATATTCGATCTTGATGGAGTTTTAACTTCGACTTCAGTAGAACATTTTGCTGCATGGAAAAAAGTAGTTAAAGATGAATTTAATATCGATATAGATGATAGTGTTGAAGAACAAACAAAAGGTGTTTCAAGAATGGATTCTTTAGAGAGGATTCTTGAATCAATTGGTAAAGAGACTATTCCTCTAATCGATAAGCAACGTATCGCAAACACAAAGAATGAAATGTATATTAAAATGATTAGGAAATACAATGAATCAAACCTGTTTGAAGGTGTTATAGAACTATTTCAATTTCTTAAAGAAAAAGGAATCAAGATTGCACTAGGAAGTGCATCAAAAAACGGGCCTAATATTGTAAAAAGTTTAGGGATTTTCAAAATGATTGATTACATTGTTGATCCTTCTGAAAACAGAGGGAAACCTAATCCCGATATATTCTTAGATGCTAAAAATCACTATGATTTATTAAGTGAGGAATGTATTGGTGTTGAAGATGCTCAAGCAGGGATAAATGCAATTAACTCCGCTGGAATGAAGAGCATCGGAATTACAAAAGAAAGCGTATTATTCAATTTTGATTATGGATATCAAGAAATTAAGGATATTGACTATTCAATATTCTAG
- a CDS encoding maltose ABC transporter periplasmic protein — translation MKKLLLLVAALVLVLTLSACGGQKTLVIFQNKVEIDSVLRDYAEAWGEANDVVVEVKTCGGDTCAYGEQILAEFQGDEQPDIFVIEGMGGYDIYEDKILDVTGETWTSNTDLEFVVDGATYGFPVAVEGWGMAYNEDILTAAFTLEGAGRTIASIEDVSQAEYIEVFDAVQAYYDANDMDDYAVVSMAAASGMTWVTGLHNFNGYLSAGLGYTDNSVINDLNAGTVNQSRLDQLADWVEILFTYADEDILLTGTYDLQVGKFANGEAAFLHQGNWTDSSYDDSDFEMGYLPHAVLETGNDSIFIGAPSFYVINKDSDSIDDANAFLNDLAATTEGHEYMVNDAHMVPAFNSVTLTPATPLSAAVMEWNQKGKAYAWWQNDMPAGFGMDTLGPIYELYAKGVTGTTGGITQAEFIAQMKAVIEDLG, via the coding sequence TTGAAAAAATTATTATTATTAGTAGCTGCATTAGTATTAGTACTTACACTAAGCGCATGTGGTGGACAAAAAACATTAGTAATTTTTCAAAACAAAGTTGAGATCGACTCTGTTTTAAGAGATTACGCTGAAGCATGGGGAGAAGCAAATGATGTTGTAGTAGAAGTTAAAACTTGTGGTGGAGATACTTGCGCCTATGGTGAACAAATCTTAGCTGAGTTCCAAGGCGACGAACAACCTGACATTTTCGTAATTGAAGGTATGGGTGGATACGATATCTACGAAGACAAAATATTAGATGTAACAGGTGAAACTTGGACATCTAATACAGATTTAGAATTCGTAGTTGACGGTGCTACTTATGGATTCCCTGTAGCAGTTGAAGGATGGGGAATGGCTTATAATGAAGACATCTTAACTGCAGCGTTTACACTTGAAGGTGCTGGACGTACAATTGCAAGTATAGAAGATGTTTCACAAGCTGAATACATTGAAGTATTTGATGCAGTTCAAGCTTATTATGACGCAAATGATATGGATGACTATGCAGTAGTATCTATGGCTGCAGCATCTGGTATGACTTGGGTTACTGGACTTCATAACTTTAATGGTTATTTATCTGCTGGTTTAGGTTATACAGATAATTCTGTAATCAATGATTTAAACGCTGGTACAGTTAACCAATCAAGATTAGATCAACTAGCTGATTGGGTAGAAATCTTATTTACTTACGCAGATGAAGATATCTTATTAACAGGAACTTATGACTTACAAGTTGGTAAATTTGCTAATGGTGAAGCAGCATTCTTACACCAAGGTAACTGGACTGATAGTTCTTATGACGATAGTGATTTCGAAATGGGTTACTTACCACATGCTGTATTAGAAACTGGTAATGATTCAATCTTTATCGGAGCTCCTTCATTCTATGTAATCAATAAAGATTCTGATTCTATTGATGATGCTAATGCATTCTTAAATGACTTAGCAGCAACAACTGAAGGACATGAATACATGGTTAATGATGCTCATATGGTACCTGCATTCAACTCTGTAACATTAACTCCTGCTACACCTTTAAGTGCAGCAGTAATGGAATGGAACCAAAAAGGTAAAGCTTATGCATGGTGGCAAAATGATATGCCTGCAGGATTTGGTATGGATACATTAGGACCAATCTATGAATTATATGCAAAAGGTGTTACTGGTACTACAGGTGGTATAACTCAAGCTGAGTTTATTGCACAAATGAAAGCAGTAATTGAAGATTTAGGATAG